The following are encoded in a window of Candidatus Ozemobacteraceae bacterium genomic DNA:
- a CDS encoding C1 family peptidase, which yields MSSTVRTAFLAVALAVLPLAPGMPAFGATASATQFTGVVPMTDEQFLAIQEVRMVRKFTTLSGKPDVNLPPAVDLSPDFPPVGKQFDNTCPGWAVAYAVKSYHEKLEHGWNYGPNHIFSPTFITNLLYKSPDENGFRDHNALFLSIDVGCVPLSLFPYIPDDETVPSEDLRTFARAFRNLTFRRLPYGDIPTLKAILAGGDPVVCTMDIYSEFYKLNKKNPILKKITDTTIDSVHYLVIVGYDDKRHALKLYNSWGTEWGDNGTAWLDYDLYGKIVTHPVVLYDRPTPQDVVNYLADPHKKPETPLPSFEMPEIVLRRALRADDNPEALQKSLKDYSSYVPPADPSPPEWKAAPADEPLLIVPEEAGILVGENWLRLGDPLARAESFFSTSVSPKFAEYQKYGDDALVTQSFMDATAVGRIDLFGAKRTRVMTSRGVGIGTPKSRVRQVYRKPDMTVNDGRSETYFYRSAAKDWGGVKAVTSIGLEFRYGADKNVEGVSVFTAFVPAYTNTALKPISDAEVTKSKSPTKGDRVESREGGFAFTVPECFSRADKVVWPGIGVGYFIKGHVMRDSWMVTVKAFDVPGADRERLLAERIPADMKVYAMLGLGAPKPVTMGGTEWFVVEDAAGVFTNYYAVTPNRYYQVNIATDQPARDEPWVKEFFESITFTK from the coding sequence ATGAGTTCAACGGTTCGAACGGCGTTTCTTGCGGTCGCACTGGCGGTTCTCCCGCTCGCTCCCGGCATGCCCGCCTTTGGCGCAACCGCTTCCGCAACCCAGTTCACCGGCGTGGTGCCGATGACGGACGAACAATTCCTGGCCATCCAGGAGGTCCGGATGGTGCGGAAGTTCACGACGCTGTCGGGAAAGCCCGACGTGAACCTGCCGCCGGCCGTCGACCTCTCGCCCGACTTTCCTCCGGTCGGCAAGCAGTTCGACAACACATGCCCCGGCTGGGCGGTGGCTTACGCGGTGAAGAGCTACCACGAGAAACTCGAACACGGCTGGAACTACGGGCCGAATCACATCTTCAGCCCGACGTTCATCACGAATCTGTTATACAAGAGCCCTGACGAGAACGGGTTCCGCGACCACAACGCCCTCTTCCTCTCGATCGACGTCGGTTGCGTTCCCCTCTCGCTCTTTCCGTATATTCCCGATGACGAGACGGTGCCGTCCGAAGACCTGCGCACATTCGCGCGCGCCTTCCGCAACCTCACCTTCCGGCGCCTGCCGTACGGCGATATTCCGACGCTCAAGGCGATCCTCGCCGGCGGCGACCCCGTCGTCTGCACGATGGATATATATTCTGAGTTCTATAAACTGAACAAAAAGAATCCGATCCTGAAGAAGATCACCGACACGACGATCGATTCGGTCCACTACCTCGTCATCGTCGGGTATGATGACAAACGCCACGCCCTCAAGCTGTACAACTCCTGGGGCACGGAATGGGGCGATAACGGCACGGCGTGGCTCGATTATGATCTCTACGGGAAGATCGTCACCCACCCTGTCGTCTTGTACGACCGCCCGACGCCGCAGGACGTTGTGAACTACCTCGCCGACCCGCACAAAAAGCCGGAAACGCCTCTGCCATCCTTCGAGATGCCCGAGATCGTCCTTCGTCGGGCCCTGCGTGCCGACGACAACCCGGAGGCGCTCCAGAAGTCGCTCAAGGACTACTCGTCCTACGTTCCGCCTGCCGACCCGTCGCCGCCGGAGTGGAAAGCCGCGCCGGCCGACGAGCCCCTGCTGATCGTTCCCGAGGAAGCCGGCATCCTGGTCGGGGAAAATTGGCTCCGGCTTGGCGACCCGCTCGCGCGGGCAGAGAGTTTCTTCTCGACGTCCGTCTCGCCGAAGTTCGCCGAGTACCAGAAATACGGCGACGACGCGCTCGTCACCCAGTCGTTCATGGATGCGACCGCCGTCGGACGCATCGATCTTTTCGGCGCGAAACGAACCCGGGTCATGACGAGCCGCGGCGTCGGCATCGGCACGCCGAAATCCCGCGTCAGGCAGGTCTACCGCAAGCCGGACATGACCGTGAACGACGGCCGGTCTGAAACGTATTTCTACCGTTCAGCCGCGAAGGACTGGGGCGGGGTCAAGGCCGTGACGAGCATCGGCCTCGAGTTCAGATACGGCGCTGACAAGAATGTGGAAGGCGTTTCCGTCTTCACCGCCTTTGTGCCGGCGTATACGAACACTGCACTGAAACCGATCTCCGACGCCGAGGTCACGAAATCGAAAAGTCCGACGAAGGGCGACCGGGTCGAGTCGAGGGAGGGCGGCTTCGCGTTTACCGTTCCCGAGTGCTTCTCGCGGGCCGACAAGGTCGTCTGGCCGGGAATCGGCGTTGGGTATTTCATCAAGGGCCACGTCATGCGCGACAGCTGGATGGTTACGGTGAAAGCCTTCGACGTGCCCGGAGCCGATCGCGAACGCCTGCTCGCCGAGCGCATCCCGGCCGATATGAAGGTCTACGCCATGCTCGGCCTGGGCGCCCCGAAACCCGTGACGATGGGTGGAACGGAATGGTTCGTCGTCGAGGACGCAGCCGGCGTCTTCACCAACTACTACGCCGTCACCCCCAACCGCTACTACCAGGTCAACATCGCCACCGACCAGCCCGCCCGCGACGAACCCTGGGTGAAAGAATTCTTCGAATCCATCACTTTCACAAAATAG
- a CDS encoding STAS domain-containing protein: MTENAFSFVISGDIYIVRPAGYLNGETCERLRLFLLEAVDRGSRKVLIDLAGVTVINSPGITKLLEVAEDLSATHKAALGFVGVSDLYRDVFQVTGLSGLSTIFDSETQAAEEL; the protein is encoded by the coding sequence ATGACAGAGAACGCATTTTCTTTCGTAATATCTGGTGATATATATATCGTTCGCCCGGCCGGGTACCTCAACGGCGAGACCTGCGAGAGGCTCAGGCTGTTTCTCCTGGAAGCCGTCGATCGTGGCTCCCGAAAGGTGCTGATCGATCTCGCCGGGGTGACGGTCATCAACAGTCCCGGCATCACGAAACTGCTCGAGGTCGCCGAAGACCTGTCCGCGACCCACAAGGCCGCCCTCGGCTTCGTCGGCGTGTCAGACCTGTATCGCGACGTCTTCCAGGTCACCGGCCTCTCCGGCCTGTCGACGATCTTCGACTCCGAAACTCAGGCCGCGGAAGAACTCTGA